A window of Borrelia sp. A-FGy1 contains these coding sequences:
- the fliP gene encoding flagellar type III secretion system pore protein FliP (The bacterial flagellar biogenesis protein FliP forms a type III secretion system (T3SS)-type pore required for flagellar assembly.), with amino-acid sequence MKNKIILFLFFGIANFSFAQTKSLQTTNGLNFPFVNFESTVEGGLVLPLQLLLILTIITLSPAFLVLMTPFLRIAIVLDFIRRALSLQQSPPNQVVMGLALFLTLFTMWPTFNIIYKNAYLPLKDSKITFHEFYDKGIAPLRNFMYNQMANGRHEEIKLFMSMSNYSKPKNFSEVPTHILIASFVLHELKVAFKMGILIFLPFIVIDIIVASVLMAMGMIMLPPVMISLPFKLILFVMVDGWTLITGGLIKSFM; translated from the coding sequence TTGAAAAATAAAATAATTCTTTTTTTGTTTTTTGGAATTGCAAATTTTTCATTTGCGCAGACTAAATCCTTACAGACTACTAATGGCTTAAATTTCCCTTTTGTTAATTTTGAAAGTACTGTAGAGGGGGGATTAGTGTTGCCTTTACAGCTTTTACTGATATTGACTATAATAACTCTTTCTCCAGCTTTCTTAGTTTTAATGACCCCTTTTTTAAGGATAGCGATAGTATTAGATTTTATTAGGAGGGCATTATCTCTTCAGCAGTCTCCACCAAATCAGGTTGTAATGGGGTTAGCTTTGTTTTTAACCCTTTTTACAATGTGGCCAACTTTTAACATAATATACAAGAATGCATATTTACCTCTTAAGGATTCCAAAATAACTTTTCATGAATTTTATGATAAAGGAATTGCTCCACTTAGGAATTTTATGTATAATCAGATGGCTAATGGTAGACATGAAGAGATTAAATTGTTTATGAGTATGAGTAATTATTCAAAGCCTAAAAATTTTAGTGAGGTGCCAACTCATATTTTGATTGCATCTTTTGTTTTACACGAATTGAAAGTTGCTTTTAAAATGGGAATTTTGATATTTTTGCCGTTTATAGTTATAGATATTATTGTAGCTTCGGTCTTAATGGCGATGGGGATGATAATGTTGCCTCCTGTAATGATTTCTTTACCATTTAAACTTATTCTTTTTGTAATGGTAGATGGATGGACTTTGATTACGGGAGGGCTTATTAAAAGCTTCATGTGA
- the fliM gene encoding flagellar motor switch protein FliM, translated as MASNPGALSQDDIDSLLESINSSENLSSDDALSNVISSPMGKKQKVKIYDFKRPDKFSKEQVRTVSSFHEAFARYTTTSLSALLRKMVHVHVASVDQLTYEEFIRSIPNPTTLAIINMDPLKGSAIFEVDPTIAFAIVDRLFGGDGDTIKDKSRDLTEIEQSVMESVIIRILANMREAWSQVVDLRPRFGHIEVNPQFAQIVPPTEMIILVTLEVKIGKVEGLMNFCLPYITIEPIVSKLSTRYWHSLIGVGTTSENLDALREKLENTNMPLIAEMGEVKLKVREILSLEKGDVINLENSPINKDLSLKVGTKQKFKCRMGLVGNKISVQITEKVGDIKDFDLLKELTEEIE; from the coding sequence ATGGCAAGTAATCCAGGAGCATTATCTCAAGATGATATAGATAGCCTTTTAGAGTCTATTAATTCATCTGAAAATTTATCATCGGATGATGCACTTTCTAATGTTATATCTAGCCCTATGGGCAAGAAACAGAAGGTTAAGATTTATGATTTTAAGAGGCCAGATAAATTTTCAAAAGAGCAAGTTAGAACAGTATCAAGTTTTCATGAGGCATTTGCAAGATATACTACAACTTCCTTATCTGCTCTTTTAAGAAAGATGGTTCATGTGCATGTAGCTTCAGTTGATCAATTGACTTATGAAGAGTTTATTAGGTCTATTCCAAATCCCACTACTTTAGCAATAATTAATATGGATCCTTTAAAGGGGTCTGCTATATTTGAAGTTGATCCAACTATTGCATTTGCGATAGTCGATAGACTTTTTGGTGGTGATGGAGATACTATTAAAGATAAGAGTAGGGATTTGACAGAAATAGAGCAATCTGTAATGGAAAGTGTTATTATTCGTATACTTGCTAATATGAGAGAAGCTTGGTCTCAAGTAGTTGACCTTAGACCTCGTTTTGGTCATATAGAAGTTAATCCTCAATTTGCTCAAATAGTACCTCCAACAGAGATGATTATTTTAGTAACACTTGAGGTTAAAATAGGTAAAGTTGAGGGGCTTATGAATTTTTGTTTACCTTATATTACAATAGAGCCTATCGTTTCTAAGCTTTCAACGAGATATTGGCATTCTTTAATTGGAGTGGGTACTACTAGTGAAAATCTTGATGCATTAAGAGAGAAACTTGAAAACACAAATATGCCTTTAATAGCAGAAATGGGAGAAGTTAAGCTAAAAGTAAGAGAAATATTGTCTTTAGAAAAGGGAGATGTTATTAATCTTGAAAATTCTCCAATAAACAAAGATTTAAGCCTAAAAGTAGGAACTAAGCAAAAGTTTAAATGTAGAATGGGTCTTGTGGGGAATAAGATTTCTGTACAGATTACAGAGAAAGTTGGTGATATAAAAGATTTTGATTTATTAAAAGAGCTTACAGAGGAAATTGAGTAA
- the flhB gene encoding flagellar biosynthesis protein FlhB, translating into MNTKEEFLGKGWYIPLNFFASEDEGKTELPTEQKKKKAREEGQVLKSNEINSVISLCILLTVFFFMLSYFAKDLVNVFRVQASKLPEIMSISIYSLNLEYFKAVFGYIIVFLLISYVVNFFINIVQVGFLVTVKLITPKWDRISPNFSRWIKNSFCSLNAFFNLFKSLSKVVIISFIYYIILKSNIGKISRMSEYGLEEGISIILSLAYRMCFFSIIVLMVISILDYVFQRTLYIENLKMTKEEVKQERKEMEGDPLLRSRIRERMRDILNSNLNITVPQSDVVIANPEHFAIAIKWDSKTMLAPKVLAKGKDEIAFIIKKIARDNNIAVIENKALARALYANVKVNEEIPREYWEIVSKILVKVYSITKNLIRG; encoded by the coding sequence ATGAATACTAAAGAAGAATTTTTGGGTAAAGGTTGGTACATCCCTCTTAATTTTTTTGCTTCAGAAGATGAAGGGAAAACTGAGCTTCCTACTGAACAGAAGAAAAAGAAAGCAAGGGAAGAAGGTCAGGTTTTGAAATCAAATGAAATTAATTCGGTTATTAGTCTTTGTATATTATTAACAGTATTTTTCTTTATGCTATCTTATTTTGCAAAAGATTTAGTGAATGTTTTTAGAGTTCAAGCAAGTAAGCTTCCAGAAATAATGTCTATTAGTATTTATTCATTAAATTTAGAATATTTTAAAGCAGTGTTTGGATATATAATTGTATTTCTTTTAATATCATATGTGGTTAATTTTTTTATTAATATTGTTCAAGTTGGGTTTCTAGTTACTGTCAAACTTATAACTCCTAAATGGGATAGAATAAGTCCAAATTTTTCAAGGTGGATAAAGAATTCATTTTGTTCACTTAATGCTTTTTTTAATTTGTTTAAAAGTTTATCAAAAGTTGTTATAATATCTTTTATATATTACATTATTCTGAAAAGCAATATAGGTAAAATTTCAAGAATGTCTGAGTATGGTCTTGAAGAAGGTATTTCTATTATATTGAGCCTTGCTTATAGAATGTGCTTTTTTTCAATAATAGTGTTAATGGTTATTAGCATATTGGATTATGTTTTTCAAAGAACTCTTTATATTGAAAATTTGAAAATGACAAAAGAAGAGGTAAAGCAAGAAAGAAAGGAAATGGAAGGAGATCCCCTACTTCGTTCTAGGATAAGAGAGAGGATGAGGGATATTTTAAATTCTAATTTAAATATAACGGTTCCTCAGTCAGACGTAGTAATTGCTAATCCTGAGCATTTTGCTATTGCTATTAAGTGGGATAGCAAAACTATGTTAGCTCCAAAAGTCCTTGCAAAGGGAAAGGATGAGATTGCATTTATAATTAAAAAAATTGCTAGAGATAATAATATTGCTGTGATAGAGAATAAAGCATTGGCTAGGGCTCTTTATGCTAACGTTAAAGTTAATGAGGAGATTCCAAGAGAATATTGGGAAATTGTTTCAAAAATTCTTGTAAAAGTATATTCTATTACTAAAAATTTAATTAGAGGTTAA
- the flhA gene encoding flagellar biosynthesis protein FlhA, translating to MLDTRRNTVLGYLGLANKSDLIVSVGLILIVAGFILPLPAFILDALISVNLVCSLLIILIVLYSKRSIDFSVFPTLLLVMTIFGLVLNISSTRLILTKGISFDGQMIRAFGTFVVGSSGTQGLVIGFIIFLIIIAVQFIVITKGATRVAEVAARFALDALPGKQMAIDSAYSSGNLTEEEATRQKNDLQAEVNFYGAMDGASKFVSGNVKVGLLITIINIIGGLIIGVTLQGLSFNDAINNYVSLTVGDGLVSQLPALLISTATGLIVTRSIAKNSFGGEIIEQFTSYSGIYWIVSGFLLFLAFLPGFPTLILILLSLVIAFLAYSLSNLIRDKEFHDKQKSEEDKITSYFEREVAPVVPLDPLSLEIGYNLVPIVDDTKTSELLDRIVKIRREIALEFGIVVPKIRIVDNMRLKSNEYSFKLRGVEIGHGEIKLGKFLVINIVSDSDIQGEHTKDPSFGLPSLWVNDDGREKAEKLGYTVVDPPSIIATHMTELIKRHASEILTRQDVQNILDVFKKDYGVIVDEVLKDFSVGEIQRVLQGLLREQVSIRNLVTIFETIADFTSVTKDIFFLIEKCRQAIGRQIVSGYLDSNFELNVITINPEFEQKIIESKFESNNDLISSLDPNLKSKFIYELFKLIGEVQSQGYYPVVLSSESARPLIKVLMSRDLADIVVISVLEVPKNVKVNVLKTLEVEK from the coding sequence TTGTTGGATACTAGAAGGAATACTGTATTGGGATATTTAGGTTTGGCTAATAAATCGGACTTAATAGTTTCAGTTGGCTTAATACTTATTGTTGCTGGTTTTATTTTACCGCTTCCTGCATTTATTTTAGATGCTTTGATTTCGGTTAATTTAGTATGTAGTCTTTTAATTATTCTTATTGTTCTTTATTCTAAGCGTTCAATTGATTTTTCAGTTTTTCCTACACTTTTGCTTGTTATGACTATTTTTGGTCTTGTTTTAAATATTTCTTCTACTAGATTAATTTTGACAAAGGGCATAAGTTTTGATGGGCAAATGATAAGAGCCTTTGGAACATTTGTTGTTGGAAGTTCTGGTACTCAGGGACTTGTTATTGGATTTATCATATTTCTTATTATAATTGCAGTTCAATTTATTGTTATAACTAAGGGTGCCACAAGGGTTGCTGAGGTGGCTGCTCGCTTTGCACTTGATGCTCTTCCTGGAAAACAGATGGCCATTGATTCTGCGTATAGTTCTGGAAATTTGACAGAAGAGGAAGCTACAAGACAGAAAAATGATTTGCAGGCAGAGGTAAATTTTTATGGAGCTATGGATGGTGCTTCCAAGTTTGTTTCAGGTAATGTAAAAGTTGGTCTTTTAATAACTATTATCAATATTATTGGAGGTCTTATAATAGGAGTTACTCTACAAGGTCTTAGTTTTAATGATGCCATTAATAATTATGTTTCATTAACTGTTGGGGATGGACTTGTATCACAGCTCCCTGCATTATTGATTTCAACAGCAACCGGGCTTATTGTTACAAGATCAATAGCTAAGAATAGTTTCGGAGGAGAAATTATTGAACAGTTTACCTCTTATTCAGGAATTTATTGGATTGTATCTGGATTTTTATTGTTTTTAGCATTTCTTCCAGGATTTCCGACATTAATACTAATTTTGTTAAGTTTAGTAATAGCATTTTTAGCTTATTCACTTTCTAATTTAATTAGGGATAAGGAATTCCATGATAAGCAAAAGTCAGAGGAAGATAAGATAACAAGTTATTTTGAAAGAGAAGTGGCTCCTGTTGTTCCACTAGATCCATTATCTTTGGAGATTGGATATAATCTTGTTCCAATTGTAGATGATACAAAAACTTCAGAATTACTTGATCGTATCGTAAAAATACGTCGTGAGATTGCACTTGAATTTGGAATAGTTGTTCCTAAGATTAGAATAGTAGATAATATGCGACTTAAGTCTAATGAATATTCATTTAAACTTAGAGGAGTTGAAATTGGTCATGGAGAGATTAAGCTTGGTAAGTTCTTAGTTATTAATATAGTTTCTGATTCTGATATTCAGGGAGAACATACAAAAGATCCTTCATTTGGGCTACCATCTCTTTGGGTGAATGATGATGGAAGAGAAAAGGCAGAAAAGTTAGGTTATACGGTGGTTGATCCACCTTCTATTATTGCTACTCATATGACAGAACTTATAAAAAGGCATGCTTCTGAAATCTTAACTCGTCAGGATGTTCAAAATATTCTTGATGTATTTAAGAAAGATTATGGGGTTATTGTTGATGAAGTTTTAAAGGACTTCTCAGTTGGAGAGATTCAAAGAGTACTTCAAGGTCTTTTAAGAGAACAAGTTTCTATTCGTAACTTAGTTACAATTTTTGAAACAATAGCAGATTTTACAAGCGTAACTAAGGACATATTCTTTTTGATTGAAAAATGCAGGCAGGCAATTGGAAGGCAGATAGTTAGTGGATATTTAGATTCTAATTTTGAGCTTAATGTAATAACAATAAATCCAGAGTTTGAACAAAAAATAATTGAGTCAAAGTTTGAATCTAATAACGATCTTATAAGTTCTCTTGATCCTAATTTGAAATCAAAATTTATTTATGAGCTTTTTAAGCTTATCGGTGAGGTTCAATCTCAAGGATATTATCCTGTTGTGTTATCAAGTGAGTCTGCAAGACCTTTAATAAAGGTGTTAATGAGTAGGGATCTTGCAGATATTGTTGTCATTTCTGTTCTAGAAGTGCCTAAAAATGTTAAAGTTAATGTTCTTAAGACATTAGAGGTTGAAAAATAA
- a CDS encoding flagellar basal body-associated protein FliL, whose amino-acid sequence MPEKSDESMDAGSDGKKSVLLPDIIIKILQIIAIGLFTVVIMIIVSYFVSKMVISQSGAPNEFPIFSNEYLGKPPMLIWYESIDEIRGTTLDTPPKAFVIKLALGYAENNVNILNELGRQKVRLKDIIREYFSQRTAQEIKNESQIKAEIKARINSVLRNGEIKEIALTQIDIFDM is encoded by the coding sequence ATGCCTGAAAAGAGTGACGAGAGTATGGATGCTGGGAGTGATGGAAAAAAAAGTGTTTTATTGCCTGATATTATAATCAAAATTTTGCAAATAATAGCAATAGGACTGTTTACTGTTGTTATTATGATTATAGTTTCTTATTTTGTATCTAAGATGGTAATAAGTCAAAGTGGTGCTCCTAATGAATTTCCAATTTTTTCTAATGAATATTTAGGAAAACCCCCTATGCTTATATGGTATGAGAGTATCGATGAAATTAGGGGAACTACTCTAGATACCCCACCTAAAGCTTTTGTAATAAAGCTTGCCTTGGGGTATGCTGAGAATAATGTAAATATTTTAAATGAACTTGGAAGACAAAAAGTAAGGTTAAAAGATATTATTAGAGAATATTTTAGTCAAAGAACAGCACAGGAGATAAAAAATGAAAGTCAGATTAAGGCTGAAATTAAGGCTAGAATTAATAGTGTCCTTAGAAATGGTGAAATAAAAGAAATTGCATTAACACAAATTGATATATTTGATATGTAA
- the fliN gene encoding flagellar motor switch protein FliN, protein MGIDEDDFIEEKPEIKGVKLPDLMDTLPEGVDPSNFGLLMDVSMQVTVELGRTERKIKDILGMSEGTIITLDKLAGEPVDILVNGKSVAKGEVVVIDENFGVRITEIIKIKND, encoded by the coding sequence ATGGGTATAGATGAAGATGATTTTATAGAAGAAAAGCCTGAAATAAAGGGGGTTAAGCTTCCTGATTTGATGGATACCTTACCAGAAGGAGTTGATCCTAGTAATTTTGGACTTTTAATGGATGTTTCTATGCAAGTTACTGTTGAACTTGGTAGGACTGAAAGAAAAATTAAGGACATTCTTGGTATGTCTGAGGGTACGATTATTACACTTGATAAGCTTGCTGGTGAGCCTGTAGATATTTTGGTAAATGGAAAGTCGGTAGCCAAAGGAGAAGTTGTTGTAATTGATGAAAATTTTGGAGTTAGGATTACTGAAATAATTAAAATTAAAAATGACTAG
- a CDS encoding motility protein A: MNLASILGWGVGFGAILISMAFTPTGLGVFWDLSSVFITVIGSFSALMASSEIIAVKKIPTYLGFFFKKSSFAKASNIKILVELSEKARKEGLLSLDDELEQINDPFFKSGMRLVVDGADPEIIRTMLYLELDQMQERHKMGANLFGTWAKLAPAFGMTGTLIGLIALLGNLEDKSALGSSMAVALITTLYGTIMANLMFIPVQIKLESIDNEEAAVKTMIVEGILSIQAGDNPRILEQKLVTFLTPKDRNQIGSILGDE; this comes from the coding sequence ATGAATTTGGCTAGTATACTTGGATGGGGCGTTGGATTTGGAGCTATTTTAATTTCTATGGCGTTTACTCCAACAGGATTAGGGGTTTTTTGGGATTTAAGCTCTGTATTTATTACGGTTATTGGTTCCTTTTCTGCACTGATGGCTTCTTCAGAAATTATTGCTGTAAAGAAAATACCTACTTACTTGGGCTTTTTCTTTAAAAAGAGTTCTTTTGCTAAGGCATCTAATATAAAGATTTTAGTAGAGCTTTCAGAAAAAGCTAGGAAAGAAGGTCTTTTATCTCTTGATGATGAACTTGAACAAATTAATGATCCATTTTTTAAGTCTGGAATGAGACTTGTTGTTGATGGTGCTGATCCTGAAATAATTAGAACTATGCTTTATCTTGAATTAGATCAAATGCAAGAGAGACATAAGATGGGTGCTAATCTTTTTGGAACTTGGGCAAAGCTTGCTCCTGCTTTTGGAATGACAGGTACTCTTATTGGGCTTATAGCTCTTCTTGGAAATTTAGAAGATAAATCTGCTTTGGGTTCTTCTATGGCGGTTGCTCTTATTACAACTCTTTATGGTACAATAATGGCAAATTTAATGTTTATTCCTGTTCAAATTAAATTAGAATCTATAGATAATGAAGAAGCTGCAGTTAAAACGATGATAGTTGAGGGTATTTTATCAATTCAGGCTGGGGATAATCCTAGAATTTTGGAGCAAAAGTTAGTGACATTCTTGACTCCTAAAGACAGAAATCAGATTGGAAGTATACTTGGAGATGAATGA
- a CDS encoding flagellar biosynthesis protein FliZ (possible structural component of the flagellum that anchors the rod to the membrane): protein MFLGFLLFFKILFAQEEVNLEDISYDVKNEKDLPIFGDDDTKLNNNIKNVSLFDIADLVKILLFLSFFIFFIFLFKRVLFKYKRVRNNNIKSDYIKELVFYEIDAKNSIRIINILGNVYIFLLSANFSILLREIKQGEELNNLEFELVKDKDLNNENSFKTIINKILNKTRKEDEELLEKANYIELEKDIEISLKSKQDRLKKF, encoded by the coding sequence TTGTTTTTAGGTTTTCTTTTATTTTTTAAGATTTTATTTGCTCAGGAAGAAGTTAATTTAGAAGATATTTCTTATGATGTTAAGAATGAGAAGGATTTACCTATATTTGGAGATGATGATACTAAATTGAATAATAATATAAAAAATGTATCTCTTTTCGATATTGCAGATTTAGTTAAGATATTATTATTTCTATCTTTTTTTATCTTTTTTATCTTTTTATTTAAGAGGGTACTTTTTAAGTATAAAAGAGTAAGAAATAATAATATAAAATCAGATTATATAAAAGAACTTGTTTTTTATGAAATAGATGCTAAAAATTCCATAAGGATTATTAATATATTAGGTAATGTTTATATATTTTTGTTATCTGCCAATTTTTCTATTTTATTGAGAGAAATAAAGCAAGGGGAAGAGTTAAATAATTTGGAATTTGAACTTGTTAAAGATAAAGATCTGAACAATGAAAATTCTTTTAAAACTATAATTAATAAGATTTTGAATAAGACTAGGAAAGAAGATGAGGAATTACTTGAAAAAGCTAATTATATTGAATTAGAAAAAGATATTGAGATTTCTTTAAAAAGTAAGCAAGATAGGCTTAAAAAGTTTTAG
- the motB gene encoding flagellar motor protein MotB codes for MALRTKKCSKCEEGAPEYMLTYGDMVTLLLVFFVTMFSLNDVIFKENILKIMSASFKGSGFFKGGKTLDIDKLSYLSNSFMSLPSTAKNKQASQTAKNKSMIEFIEKIQSKSVIVRRLERGVVVSLLADAFFDTASAEVKLDANRETIQKIASFIGFLDEQGYNFKIEGHTDNIDTGINEVWKSNWELSVARAVNMLEQILNYTDQSKIVSIENKFEVSGLAGSRPIATDDTPEGRAYNRRIDILITSDSSLSTTKGINQ; via the coding sequence ATGGCTTTACGTACTAAGAAGTGTTCAAAATGTGAAGAGGGTGCTCCTGAATATATGTTAACATATGGGGATATGGTTACTTTATTGCTTGTCTTTTTTGTTACTATGTTTTCATTAAATGATGTTATTTTTAAAGAAAATATATTAAAGATAATGTCAGCTTCATTTAAAGGGTCTGGTTTTTTTAAAGGTGGAAAGACTTTGGATATAGATAAGCTTTCTTATTTGAGTAATAGTTTCATGTCTTTACCTTCTACTGCCAAAAATAAACAAGCTTCTCAGACGGCTAAGAATAAGTCAATGATTGAATTTATTGAAAAAATTCAATCTAAAAGTGTTATTGTTAGACGTCTTGAGCGAGGAGTTGTTGTGTCTCTTTTAGCTGATGCTTTTTTTGATACAGCTAGTGCTGAAGTTAAGCTTGATGCGAATAGGGAGACTATACAAAAGATAGCATCTTTTATTGGTTTTCTAGATGAACAAGGATATAATTTTAAGATTGAAGGACATACAGATAATATTGATACTGGTATAAATGAAGTTTGGAAAAGTAATTGGGAGCTTTCAGTAGCAAGAGCAGTAAATATGCTAGAGCAGATTTTGAATTACACTGATCAGTCTAAGATAGTAAGTATTGAAAATAAATTTGAGGTTTCTGGGTTAGCAGGAAGCAGGCCAATTGCTACAGATGATACACCTGAAGGTCGAGCCTATAATAGAAGAATAGATATTTTAATTACAAGTGATTCTTCCTTAAGTACTACTAAGGGTATTAATCAATGA
- the fliR gene encoding flagellar biosynthetic protein FliR yields the protein MDMNFLVLKSFIILPIFVRIFLFLRFSPLFSTIKVGYLNFFFSIILSIILVDKINFIYPFNLFLFILILVGEAILGFIQAFFVSIIFDVFHLLGFFFSNQMGLAYANIFDVFSEEDSLIISQIFTYLFLIIFLSNDILIRFFFVGVHDSVLNVRIEKLVNLGNSEFITLMLYSFSVLFEKALVISLPILGVLLLLYLILGVLSKSSPQINLLMLSFSVSLYLGLVILYVSFPNLTVSVKRVIELALESMQNALNLFSGILE from the coding sequence ATGGATATGAATTTTTTGGTCTTAAAGTCTTTTATTATTTTGCCTATATTTGTTAGAATTTTTCTTTTTTTAAGGTTTTCTCCCCTCTTTTCAACTATAAAAGTAGGGTATTTAAATTTTTTCTTTTCTATAATTCTTTCTATTATCCTTGTAGATAAAATAAATTTTATTTATCCTTTTAATTTATTTTTATTTATATTGATATTGGTAGGAGAAGCAATTCTAGGTTTTATCCAAGCTTTTTTTGTGAGTATAATTTTTGATGTTTTTCATTTACTAGGATTTTTTTTCTCAAATCAAATGGGACTTGCTTATGCAAATATTTTTGATGTCTTTTCAGAAGAAGATAGTTTGATAATATCTCAGATATTTACATATCTTTTTTTGATTATATTTTTATCTAATGATATTTTGATTCGTTTTTTTTTTGTGGGAGTTCATGATTCTGTTTTAAATGTTAGAATTGAAAAATTGGTTAATTTGGGTAATAGTGAATTTATTACATTAATGCTTTATTCTTTTTCTGTTCTTTTTGAAAAAGCTTTAGTAATTTCTTTGCCAATATTAGGAGTACTTTTACTACTTTATTTGATTTTAGGTGTGCTATCAAAATCTTCTCCTCAGATAAATTTGTTAATGCTTAGCTTTTCTGTTTCTTTGTATTTGGGTCTTGTTATTTTATATGTTAGTTTTCCAAATTTGACAGTATCTGTTAAGAGAGTAATTGAGCTTGCTTTAGAATCTATGCAGAATGCTTTAAATTTATTTTCTGGGATTTTAGAATGA
- the fliQ gene encoding flagellar biosynthesis protein FliQ, producing MTTGQIIYLIRISIENIIILSAPMLIIGLVVGLLVSIFQAVTSIQDQTLSFIPKIIIILLTIVIFGPWILKKLMQFTFIVFNQIQNI from the coding sequence ATGACAACAGGTCAAATTATTTATCTAATTAGGATTTCTATTGAGAATATCATTATTCTCTCAGCTCCAATGTTGATTATAGGGCTTGTAGTTGGACTTTTAGTTTCAATTTTTCAAGCAGTGACTTCTATTCAAGACCAAACTCTTAGTTTTATTCCTAAAATTATTATAATACTTTTAACTATTGTTATTTTTGGTCCTTGGATTTTAAAAAAACTTATGCAATTTACTTTTATTGTATTTAATCAAATACAAAATATATAA
- the flhF gene encoding flagellar biosynthesis protein FlhF, which produces MVQYFTERGPTYNEVIEVIKKKYGKNARVMTYKTISHGGIFGLFSKDWIEVSGYVRYDIGQQQINIEEEKRKILQSIKKQESSSIEDVLKEVKSLKNELAHKKEEINHPTILKIEDILRDNDFSENYIRDVNDFIKKEFSLSGLDDYDKVRDSVVVYIAETIKCSGSLIDNLKKRIFILVGPTGVGKTTTIAKLAAIYGINGDNTNLNIKIITIDNYRIGAKKQIQTYGDIMGIPVKAIESFKDLKEEITHSKDFDLVLIDTIGKSPKDFMKLAEMKELLNACGRDAEFHLAVSSTTKTADIKEIFHQFSPFNYKTVIFTKLDETTCVGNLISLIHEMRKEVSYITDGQVVPHNISVAEPLTFIKKINGYRISEDVEFIRRIKSKSYY; this is translated from the coding sequence ATGGTTCAATATTTTACAGAAAGAGGACCAACCTATAATGAAGTCATAGAAGTAATTAAGAAGAAATATGGGAAAAATGCTAGAGTTATGACTTATAAGACAATATCTCATGGAGGAATTTTTGGCTTATTTAGTAAAGATTGGATTGAGGTTTCGGGGTATGTTAGATATGATATAGGACAGCAGCAAATAAATATTGAAGAGGAAAAACGTAAAATTCTTCAAAGCATTAAAAAGCAAGAGAGTTCTTCAATTGAAGATGTGCTCAAGGAAGTTAAGTCTCTTAAAAATGAGCTTGCACATAAAAAAGAAGAAATTAATCATCCGACAATCTTAAAAATAGAAGATATTTTGCGCGATAATGATTTTTCTGAAAATTATATAAGAGATGTTAATGATTTTATTAAGAAAGAATTTAGTTTGTCAGGTCTTGATGATTATGATAAAGTTAGGGATAGTGTTGTGGTGTATATTGCTGAGACTATTAAATGTTCAGGTTCTCTTATTGATAATCTTAAGAAGAGGATTTTTATTTTAGTAGGACCAACAGGAGTAGGTAAAACGACCACTATTGCAAAGCTTGCGGCGATTTATGGAATCAATGGTGATAATACGAACTTAAACATTAAAATTATTACTATTGATAATTATCGTATAGGGGCTAAGAAGCAAATTCAAACTTATGGTGATATTATGGGAATTCCTGTTAAGGCAATTGAGTCTTTTAAGGATTTAAAGGAAGAGATTACACATTCGAAGGATTTTGATCTTGTTCTTATAGATACTATTGGCAAGAGTCCTAAGGATTTCATGAAACTTGCTGAGATGAAAGAACTTCTAAATGCTTGTGGTCGTGATGCTGAATTTCATTTGGCTGTAAGTTCTACTACAAAGACAGCAGACATTAAGGAAATATTTCATCAATTTTCGCCCTTTAATTATAAGACTGTAATTTTTACAAAACTAGATGAGACAACATGTGTTGGAAATTTAATAAGTTTGATTCATGAAATGAGAAAGGAAGTTTCTTATATCACTGATGGGCAAGTTGTCCCTCATAACATTAGTGTTGCAGAACCACTTACTTTTATAAAGAAGATAAATGGATATAGAATAAGTGAAGATGTTGAATTTATTCGAAGAATCAAAAGTAAATCTTATTATTGA